One window of the Eucalyptus grandis isolate ANBG69807.140 chromosome 6, ASM1654582v1, whole genome shotgun sequence genome contains the following:
- the LOC104440513 gene encoding LOW QUALITY PROTEIN: heptahelical transmembrane protein 1 (The sequence of the model RefSeq protein was modified relative to this genomic sequence to represent the inferred CDS: deleted 1 base in 1 codon) codes for MRSQLILDRTSCCGGTTSASRYALASFRKLPEDVKDSEFILGHYLRQLAACQGRLQLVPHLIGFLVFLILTVANFVDVPQVADLLGLFSRSNSTRAGTNISYSKELLLGTNSLVNLNQITEEEMKVGSLQAAVTRWPFFIFLGGSMFCLLSSSICHLFSCHSHCLNIQLLRMDYVGITVMIITSFSPPIYYIFQCEPHWQLIYLGGITAMGMFTVMTLLTPSLSSGKFRAFRAMLFSSMAFFGIIPAIHGCIVNWSNPQRSITLAYELAMALSYITGTLFYVSRIPERLKPGWFDLAGHSHQIFHVFVIMGALAHYGATLLLLQWRDRVGCNGTV; via the exons ATGCGCAGCCAACTAATTCTGGACAGAACTAG TTGCTGCGGAGGGACGACGTCGGCATCACGGTACGCGCTGGCATCGTTCCGGAAGCTGCCGGAGGACGTGAAGGACAGCGAGTTCATCCTCGGCCACTACCTGCGCCAGCTGGCCGCTTGCCAAGGCCGCCTTCAGCTTGTTCC GCATTTGATTGGGTTTCTGGTGTTTCTGATATTGACGGTGGCCAATTTTGTGGACGTGCCTCAGGTGGCGGATCTTCTCGGCCTCTTCTCAAG GTCAAACTCTACTCGTGCAGGAACTAATATATCTTACTCAAAGGAATTGCTTTTG GGCACAAATTCTTTGGTGAACTTGAATCAGAtaacagaagaagaaatgaaggttGGTTCACTCCAAGCGGCGGTGACACGGTGgccattcttcatcttcttagGCGGATCCATGTTCTGCCTCCTCTCGAGCAGCATTTGCCACCTTTTCTCATGCCACTCACACTGCTTGAACATCCAGCTGCTGCGGATGGACTATGTGGGTATCACGGTCATGATCATCACCTCATTTTCCCCCCCAATCTACTACATTTTCCAGTGCGAGCCCCATTGGCAACTGATCTACCTTGGTGGAATAACGGCGATGGGGATGTTCACTGTCATGACACTGCTaaccccttctctttcttctgggAAATTCCGGGCATTTCGAGCAATGCTCTTCTCGTCCATGGCG TTTTTCGGTATCATACCTGCAATCCATGGCTGCATTGTGAATTGGAGCAATCCCCAACGCTCCATCACGCTTGCTTATGAGTTGGCCATGGCGCTATCTTACATTACAGGAACTTTGTTTTATGTTAGCAGGATTCCTGAGAGGCTAAAACCGGGTTGGTTCGACCTTGCTGGTCACAGCCATCAGATATTTCACGTCTTTGTGATCATGGGTGCCTTGGCTCATTATGGCGCTACTCTGTTGCTCTTACAGTGGCGAGATAGAGTTGGGTGCAATGGAACTGTGTAA
- the LOC120294901 gene encoding proline-rich receptor-like protein kinase PERK2 — protein MGAFPPCRRRTSPPPSPIFVRKRSSRRSLPTSPDDLRHPDTEPPEPRRHAATSLWPATAAPASSLARARNKNPGRRANPCRYDSPCRSVSAVDPKPPVTEPQPSRDPAAGVPPPANSRSPTTKARTQLDTSLSPVPSLVEDPDLTPPSLRAATLAPDPILSPDIAPNSPIQTPELLITATRGLPPSPQHPPGEARDPSAPTPPRRSPVLIDAEIVNSLKQVPSLQILSAYICCFFSNPIRNSGWALGPDLSMGGGLQSHASRPWTDYWAYCIEMLQRKFWLSS, from the exons ATGGGGGCCTTCCCGCCTTGTCGCCGTCGaacctcgccgccgccgtcgccaatCTTCGTCCGCAAGCGCTCGAGCCGCCGGTCTCTACCCACAAGCCCTGACGACCTGCGCCACCCCGACACCGAGCCCCCGGAGCCTCGACGACACGCCGCCACCTCGCTTTGGCCCGCGACCGCCGCCCCCGCCTCGTCTCTCGCCCGCGCCCGCAACAAGAACCCCGGACGCCGCGCCAATCCTTGCCGTTACGACTCACCCTGCAGATCTGTCTCCGCCGTCGATCCTAAGCCACCGGTGACCGAGCCGCAGCCGAGCCGAGATCCGGCCGCCGGAGTCCCTCCGCCCGCAAATTCGAGGTCCCCAACAACGAAGGCCCGGACCCAGCTCGACACTTCCCTTTCGCCGGTGCCGAGCCTCGTTGAAGACCCAGATCTGACGCCGCCCTCGCTCCGTGCCGCGACGCTCGCGCCCGATCCGATTCTCTCGCCGGACATCGCGCCCAACAGCCCGATCCAAacgccggagctcctcatcACGGCCACCCGAGGCCTCCCGCCGTCCCCGCAGCACCCGCCGGGTGAAGCCCGTGATCCGAGCGCCCCGACGCCGCCGCGACGCAGCCC AGTTTTGATAGATGCAGAGATTGTGAATTCGCTAAAGCAAGTTCCAAGTCTGCAGATTCTATCTGCTTACATCTGTTGCTTTTTCTCGAATCCTATTAG GAACTCGGGTTGGGCCCTTGGACCCGATCTGAGTATGGGCGGCGGATTGCAATCCCATGCGTCCAGGCCATGGACAGATTATTGGGCTTATTGCATTGAGATgcttcaaagaaaattttggctcAGCTCCTAG